One stretch of Miscanthus floridulus cultivar M001 chromosome 18, ASM1932011v1, whole genome shotgun sequence DNA includes these proteins:
- the LOC136520974 gene encoding putative U-box domain-containing protein 42 isoform X1 — translation MQRSEAQARKASLAESVLAAISELMSSAASDVNAEHENFLDVGSHLHHGALPATEVQKQAQGSPTNTLHVMEYLAANVDLAKDLITRCRAITQQLMDDDLLGITEDLDKVITNISNELNRIPASTFESSRFAEPAVRDGHLQVVRNRHGYSEGDMPMVVAVERPRRRTLHNSDMPRLVDFLQGMYQESHELGGQTFSSLPEVAEYVEPLYDSFLCPLTNKVMVDPVTAESGVTYDRKAIEDYFEKFTDGSEPVICPVTKMAMQSKTLRSNLPLKSTIAEWIARNEAMRVRIARSALSMATTEAMVLEAIHELKVLARLRRKNRDQMHKIGITKFLPRLLDHKDAFIRCDSLDLLCLLVEDDAGKEIIAKTRAISRTIKLLSSSSTDERHAAISFLLELSKSELLLENIGSTAGSILILTTMKFNSSSDPIAAEKAGEVLENLEKCPKNIKYMAESGYLDPLQRHLVEGSEDVQMEMVSYLGELVQKQEMTINIAGSASEILVKMVCSGNTAIRKAALDVLVQISSHHPNAKTLVDAGAVPVMVQELFIRKINDEPVGSKTEAAAVLANIVESGLDPKAITVNKEGHVITSKYSVYNFAHMLKCSMPDTLNLSIVRVLLALTALPKPLATVVSVMKEQDSCQTVIELMGSLTESLVIAAMRLLIALSPKMGHTIAEKFCQAPGQPGKLVKSIGLHGRIMERHAMSATLLAKLPYQHMALNLALINEGTVVTVLAKIEEMQRGETRASRHAKAYMEGLVGVLVRLTTTLYDPDVLLAAMDHNLTSVLADLVRSAGSDEVQRLAAVGLENLSSQSPNLSQPPTEEQRPKKKNILRRLREAHAGRVHDNNRRPPAHSRVCPVHRGVCSPSTTFCLVEAGAVEGLLCVLENSENGRVVEAALGALCTLMDDDVDVTSGVAVLAEHDAARHVLRALRQRRDDGRRGAGAGAGAGGGETVTRRCFWAVERFLAHGGERCVREVTSDRALPSLLVSAFHTGDAATKQVAESVLRCLHRMPDYSATYESVEL, via the exons ATGCAG CGAAGTGAAGCGCAGGCCAGGAAGGCATCGCTCGCCGAGTCTGTGCTAGCAGCCATCTCCGAGCTCATGTCGTCAGCGGCATCAGACGTCAATGCTGAGCACGAGAACTTCTTGGATGTCGGCAGCCACCTCCACCATGGAGCCCTGCCCGCAACGGAGGTGCAGAAGCAGGCGCAGGGTTCCCCAACCAACACGCTGCATGTAATGGAGTATCTGGCTGCCAATGTTGACCTCGCCAAGGACCTCATCACGAGGTGCAGAGCGATCACGCAGCAGCTCATGGACGACGACCTTTTGGGCATAACCGAGGACTTGGACAAGGTCATAACGAATATAAGCAATGAGCTCAACAGGATACCAGCATCGACGTTCGAGAGCAGCAGGTTTGCGGAACCAGCGGTCAGGGATGGGCACCTTCAGGTTGTCAGGAACCGGCATGGCTACTCGGAGGGAGATATGCCAATGGTTGTGGCAGTTGAGAGGCCTAGGAGAAGAACGCTGCACAACAGTGACATGCCGAGGCTGGTGGACTTCCTGCAGGGAATGTACCAGGAGTCACATGAGCTTGGTGGTCAGACATTCAGTTCACTCCCTGAAGTCGCGGAATATGTGGAGCCATTGTATGATTCTTTCCTCTGCCCTCTCACAAACAAGGTTATGGTTGATCCAGTGACAGCGGAGAGTGGTGTGACTTACGACAGGAAAGCTATAGAGGATTACTTTGAGAAGTTTACGGATGGCTCTGAGCCTGTGATATGTCCTGTTACAAAGATGGCAATGCAGAGCAAGACGCTGAGGAGTAATCTTCCACTGAAGAGCACAATTGCAGAATGGATTGCAAGGAATGAAGCGATGCGGGTCAGGATCGCACGTAGCGCACTCTCTATGGCAACCACGGAGGCTATGGTGCTTGAGGCCATACATGAGCTGAAGGTGCTGGCTAGGCTGAGGAGAAAGAACAGGGATCAGATGCACAAGATTGGCATCACCAAGTTCCTACCACGTCTTCTGGATCACAAGGATGCATTTATTCGGTGTGACTCCCTCGACCTCCTCTGCCTGTTGGTTGAGGATGATGCAGGAAAG GAAATCATAGCGAAAACCAGAGCCATCTCAAGGACAATAAAGCTGCTATCCAGCAGTAGTACTGATGAAAGGCATGCAGCTATCTCTTTCTTGTTAGAGCTTTCGAAATCAGAGTTACTGTTGGAGAACATAGGATCTACTGCTGGGAGCATACTGATCCTCACCACGATGAAGTTCAATAGCTCCAGTGACCCTATTGCCGCCGAGAAGGCTGGAGAAGTCCTGGAGAACCTGGAGAAATGTCCAAAGAATATCAAGTACATGGCCGAAAGTGGCTACTTGGATCCTCTGCAAAGGCACCTAGTTGAAG GATCAGAAGATGTTCAGATGGAGATGGTGAGCTACCTCGGCGAGCTGGTCCAGAAGCAGGAGATGACCATCAACATCGCTGGGAGCGCTTCAGAGATCCTCGTCAAGATGGTGTGCAGTGGCAATACAGCAATTCGAAAGGCGGCCCTCGACGTCCTGGTTCAGATCTCGTCTCACCACCCCAACGCCAAGACGCTCGTGGATGCAGGTGCCGTCCCTGTCATGGTGCAGGAGCTCTTCATCCGAAAGATTAACGATGAGCCCGTGGGCTCTAAGACAGAGGCTGCCGCTGTGCTCGCCAACATCGTCGAGTCTGGCTTGGATCCAAAGGCCATCACCGTCAACAAGGAAGGCCACGTCATCACGTCCAAGTACTCCGTATACAACTTCGCTCACATGCTCAAGTGCTCCATGCCTGACACCCTCAACCTAAGCATTGTGCGCGTGCTGCTCGCGCTGACCGCCCTCCCCAAGCCTCTTGCCACGGTGGTCTCGGTCATGAAGGAGCAGGACAGCTGCCAGACTGTGATTGAGCTAATGGGCTCGCTGACAGAGTCACTTGTCATCGCTGCAATGAGGCTGCTTATTGCCTTGTCCCCGAAGATGGGGCACACCATTGCCGAGAAGTTCTGCCAGGCCCCAGGGCAGCCAGGGAAGCTTGTCAAGAGCATCGGCCTGCATGGGCGGATCATGGAACGACACGCCATGTCCGCTACGCTCCTGGCGAAGCTGCCGTACCAGCACATGGCTCTGAACCTCGCGTTGATCAACGAGGGCACCGTGGTGACCGTGCTAGCCAAGATCGAGGAGATGCAGCGCGGCGAGACACGGGCAAGCCGCCATGCGAAGGCGTATATGGAGGGCCTCGTGGGTGTGCTGGTCCGGCTAACGACGACGCTGTATGACCCGGACGTGCTCCTGGCGGCCATGGATCACAACCTCACATCGGTGCTCGCAGATCTCGTGCGGTCCGCAGGCAGCGACGAAGTTCAGCGGCTCGCCGCGGTTGGTCTTGAGAACCTGAGCAGCCAGTCGCCCAACCTCTCTCAGCCCCCGACCGAGGAGCAGCGCCCGAAGAAGAAGAACATCCTCCGGCGCCTGCGCGAGGCGCACGCGGGGCGGGTGCACGACAACAACCGGAGGCCGCCGGCGCACAGCCGGGTCTGCCCGGTGCACCGTGGCGTGTGTTCCCCGTCCACCACGTTCTGCCTGGTGGAGgccggcgcggtggagggcctcctGTGCGTCCTGGAGAACAGCGAGAACGGGCGCGTGGTGGAGGCCGCGCTCGGTGCGCTGTGCACTCTCATGGACGACGACGTGGACGTGACGAGCGGCGTGGCCGTGCTCGCGGAGCACGACGCGGCGCGGCACGTGCTTCGTGCGCTGCGGCAGCGCCGCGACGACGGGCGGAGAGGGGCTGGGGccggcgctggcgctggcggaGGCGAGACGGTGACGCGGAGGTGTTTCTGGGCGGTGGAGAGGTTCCTGGCTCACGGCGGCGAGCGGTGCGTGAGGGAGGTCACCAGCGACCGGGCGCTGCCGAGCCTGCTGGTGAGCGCCTTCCACACGGGCGACGCCGCCACCAAGCAGGTGGCCGAGAGCGTGCTCCGGTGCCTGCACCGCATGCCGGATTACTCCGCGACCTACGAATCCGTTGAACTGTAA
- the LOC136520974 gene encoding putative U-box domain-containing protein 42 isoform X2, with amino-acid sequence MSSAASDVNAEHENFLDVGSHLHHGALPATEVQKQAQGSPTNTLHVMEYLAANVDLAKDLITRCRAITQQLMDDDLLGITEDLDKVITNISNELNRIPASTFESSRFAEPAVRDGHLQVVRNRHGYSEGDMPMVVAVERPRRRTLHNSDMPRLVDFLQGMYQESHELGGQTFSSLPEVAEYVEPLYDSFLCPLTNKVMVDPVTAESGVTYDRKAIEDYFEKFTDGSEPVICPVTKMAMQSKTLRSNLPLKSTIAEWIARNEAMRVRIARSALSMATTEAMVLEAIHELKVLARLRRKNRDQMHKIGITKFLPRLLDHKDAFIRCDSLDLLCLLVEDDAGKEIIAKTRAISRTIKLLSSSSTDERHAAISFLLELSKSELLLENIGSTAGSILILTTMKFNSSSDPIAAEKAGEVLENLEKCPKNIKYMAESGYLDPLQRHLVEGSEDVQMEMVSYLGELVQKQEMTINIAGSASEILVKMVCSGNTAIRKAALDVLVQISSHHPNAKTLVDAGAVPVMVQELFIRKINDEPVGSKTEAAAVLANIVESGLDPKAITVNKEGHVITSKYSVYNFAHMLKCSMPDTLNLSIVRVLLALTALPKPLATVVSVMKEQDSCQTVIELMGSLTESLVIAAMRLLIALSPKMGHTIAEKFCQAPGQPGKLVKSIGLHGRIMERHAMSATLLAKLPYQHMALNLALINEGTVVTVLAKIEEMQRGETRASRHAKAYMEGLVGVLVRLTTTLYDPDVLLAAMDHNLTSVLADLVRSAGSDEVQRLAAVGLENLSSQSPNLSQPPTEEQRPKKKNILRRLREAHAGRVHDNNRRPPAHSRVCPVHRGVCSPSTTFCLVEAGAVEGLLCVLENSENGRVVEAALGALCTLMDDDVDVTSGVAVLAEHDAARHVLRALRQRRDDGRRGAGAGAGAGGGETVTRRCFWAVERFLAHGGERCVREVTSDRALPSLLVSAFHTGDAATKQVAESVLRCLHRMPDYSATYESVEL; translated from the exons ATGTCGTCAGCGGCATCAGACGTCAATGCTGAGCACGAGAACTTCTTGGATGTCGGCAGCCACCTCCACCATGGAGCCCTGCCCGCAACGGAGGTGCAGAAGCAGGCGCAGGGTTCCCCAACCAACACGCTGCATGTAATGGAGTATCTGGCTGCCAATGTTGACCTCGCCAAGGACCTCATCACGAGGTGCAGAGCGATCACGCAGCAGCTCATGGACGACGACCTTTTGGGCATAACCGAGGACTTGGACAAGGTCATAACGAATATAAGCAATGAGCTCAACAGGATACCAGCATCGACGTTCGAGAGCAGCAGGTTTGCGGAACCAGCGGTCAGGGATGGGCACCTTCAGGTTGTCAGGAACCGGCATGGCTACTCGGAGGGAGATATGCCAATGGTTGTGGCAGTTGAGAGGCCTAGGAGAAGAACGCTGCACAACAGTGACATGCCGAGGCTGGTGGACTTCCTGCAGGGAATGTACCAGGAGTCACATGAGCTTGGTGGTCAGACATTCAGTTCACTCCCTGAAGTCGCGGAATATGTGGAGCCATTGTATGATTCTTTCCTCTGCCCTCTCACAAACAAGGTTATGGTTGATCCAGTGACAGCGGAGAGTGGTGTGACTTACGACAGGAAAGCTATAGAGGATTACTTTGAGAAGTTTACGGATGGCTCTGAGCCTGTGATATGTCCTGTTACAAAGATGGCAATGCAGAGCAAGACGCTGAGGAGTAATCTTCCACTGAAGAGCACAATTGCAGAATGGATTGCAAGGAATGAAGCGATGCGGGTCAGGATCGCACGTAGCGCACTCTCTATGGCAACCACGGAGGCTATGGTGCTTGAGGCCATACATGAGCTGAAGGTGCTGGCTAGGCTGAGGAGAAAGAACAGGGATCAGATGCACAAGATTGGCATCACCAAGTTCCTACCACGTCTTCTGGATCACAAGGATGCATTTATTCGGTGTGACTCCCTCGACCTCCTCTGCCTGTTGGTTGAGGATGATGCAGGAAAG GAAATCATAGCGAAAACCAGAGCCATCTCAAGGACAATAAAGCTGCTATCCAGCAGTAGTACTGATGAAAGGCATGCAGCTATCTCTTTCTTGTTAGAGCTTTCGAAATCAGAGTTACTGTTGGAGAACATAGGATCTACTGCTGGGAGCATACTGATCCTCACCACGATGAAGTTCAATAGCTCCAGTGACCCTATTGCCGCCGAGAAGGCTGGAGAAGTCCTGGAGAACCTGGAGAAATGTCCAAAGAATATCAAGTACATGGCCGAAAGTGGCTACTTGGATCCTCTGCAAAGGCACCTAGTTGAAG GATCAGAAGATGTTCAGATGGAGATGGTGAGCTACCTCGGCGAGCTGGTCCAGAAGCAGGAGATGACCATCAACATCGCTGGGAGCGCTTCAGAGATCCTCGTCAAGATGGTGTGCAGTGGCAATACAGCAATTCGAAAGGCGGCCCTCGACGTCCTGGTTCAGATCTCGTCTCACCACCCCAACGCCAAGACGCTCGTGGATGCAGGTGCCGTCCCTGTCATGGTGCAGGAGCTCTTCATCCGAAAGATTAACGATGAGCCCGTGGGCTCTAAGACAGAGGCTGCCGCTGTGCTCGCCAACATCGTCGAGTCTGGCTTGGATCCAAAGGCCATCACCGTCAACAAGGAAGGCCACGTCATCACGTCCAAGTACTCCGTATACAACTTCGCTCACATGCTCAAGTGCTCCATGCCTGACACCCTCAACCTAAGCATTGTGCGCGTGCTGCTCGCGCTGACCGCCCTCCCCAAGCCTCTTGCCACGGTGGTCTCGGTCATGAAGGAGCAGGACAGCTGCCAGACTGTGATTGAGCTAATGGGCTCGCTGACAGAGTCACTTGTCATCGCTGCAATGAGGCTGCTTATTGCCTTGTCCCCGAAGATGGGGCACACCATTGCCGAGAAGTTCTGCCAGGCCCCAGGGCAGCCAGGGAAGCTTGTCAAGAGCATCGGCCTGCATGGGCGGATCATGGAACGACACGCCATGTCCGCTACGCTCCTGGCGAAGCTGCCGTACCAGCACATGGCTCTGAACCTCGCGTTGATCAACGAGGGCACCGTGGTGACCGTGCTAGCCAAGATCGAGGAGATGCAGCGCGGCGAGACACGGGCAAGCCGCCATGCGAAGGCGTATATGGAGGGCCTCGTGGGTGTGCTGGTCCGGCTAACGACGACGCTGTATGACCCGGACGTGCTCCTGGCGGCCATGGATCACAACCTCACATCGGTGCTCGCAGATCTCGTGCGGTCCGCAGGCAGCGACGAAGTTCAGCGGCTCGCCGCGGTTGGTCTTGAGAACCTGAGCAGCCAGTCGCCCAACCTCTCTCAGCCCCCGACCGAGGAGCAGCGCCCGAAGAAGAAGAACATCCTCCGGCGCCTGCGCGAGGCGCACGCGGGGCGGGTGCACGACAACAACCGGAGGCCGCCGGCGCACAGCCGGGTCTGCCCGGTGCACCGTGGCGTGTGTTCCCCGTCCACCACGTTCTGCCTGGTGGAGgccggcgcggtggagggcctcctGTGCGTCCTGGAGAACAGCGAGAACGGGCGCGTGGTGGAGGCCGCGCTCGGTGCGCTGTGCACTCTCATGGACGACGACGTGGACGTGACGAGCGGCGTGGCCGTGCTCGCGGAGCACGACGCGGCGCGGCACGTGCTTCGTGCGCTGCGGCAGCGCCGCGACGACGGGCGGAGAGGGGCTGGGGccggcgctggcgctggcggaGGCGAGACGGTGACGCGGAGGTGTTTCTGGGCGGTGGAGAGGTTCCTGGCTCACGGCGGCGAGCGGTGCGTGAGGGAGGTCACCAGCGACCGGGCGCTGCCGAGCCTGCTGGTGAGCGCCTTCCACACGGGCGACGCCGCCACCAAGCAGGTGGCCGAGAGCGTGCTCCGGTGCCTGCACCGCATGCCGGATTACTCCGCGACCTACGAATCCGTTGAACTGTAA